One genomic segment of Desulfocapsa sulfexigens DSM 10523 includes these proteins:
- a CDS encoding TolC family protein, translating into MSFSLKGVTTQCSGRTTTKITKARKEISAKVSAFLCLVLFCWFTPVEAMTIADLFAALREHPLTELDVLQTRSAELGVQSIYDRLYPSLTGIVAYDEYNSPTNLRPVPPTEAAQLLENNKPLPFSDSIGRMGARLSMPIFVKELFSLGNQAASLADSYRIKKRLNLLEHQAVLVTTDAHLLYMASLRKALESRKNSLEKTRQDITLQVTTGRLPETEQIRMDEAINQIDLTFNQTWQQQSDLQKNIESLTGIVLEEPVTLQLNGSLNKGELFALKPLQKNVEAREFSVQAARDRLYPSIIGTANWFHNYGEGYNTGTDVDVEYGGYSLSLQMPLFNKPAYTAIEQANIELRREKTRFTRTKIDLEAKARNLTRNLELLNESKKFAQDSVANQRELLNVAKVAYASKRMSQEEYLRYEEKILAAEANYYLTEARWWETFATLAVLYGNNLDELIQ; encoded by the coding sequence ATGTCCTTTTCATTAAAAGGTGTCACTACTCAGTGCTCCGGAAGAACAACCACGAAAATAACCAAAGCAAGAAAAGAAATCTCTGCGAAAGTATCGGCTTTTTTGTGTCTTGTTCTCTTCTGCTGGTTCACACCTGTAGAGGCAATGACCATTGCGGATCTTTTTGCGGCCCTGAGAGAACATCCGCTAACAGAACTGGATGTTCTGCAGACCAGATCCGCTGAACTGGGTGTTCAATCGATTTATGACCGATTGTACCCAAGTCTGACCGGCATTGTCGCCTACGACGAGTACAATTCCCCAACCAACTTGCGCCCTGTACCTCCTACCGAGGCGGCACAACTTCTGGAAAACAATAAACCGTTGCCCTTTAGTGACTCCATTGGCCGAATGGGGGCCAGACTTTCCATGCCCATATTTGTCAAAGAATTGTTTTCTCTTGGCAATCAGGCTGCAAGCCTGGCAGACAGTTACCGGATAAAAAAACGGTTAAATCTGCTCGAACATCAGGCTGTTCTGGTTACAACGGATGCTCATCTGTTGTACATGGCTTCACTGCGAAAAGCCCTGGAGTCTCGTAAGAACTCCCTGGAAAAAACCCGGCAGGATATCACTCTTCAGGTCACAACCGGACGGCTTCCTGAAACGGAACAGATACGAATGGATGAAGCAATCAATCAAATTGATCTCACCTTTAACCAGACTTGGCAACAGCAGAGTGATTTGCAGAAAAATATAGAATCACTCACTGGTATCGTTCTTGAAGAACCAGTTACGCTTCAGCTCAACGGCTCTCTTAACAAGGGCGAACTTTTTGCGTTGAAGCCCCTGCAAAAGAATGTAGAGGCCAGAGAGTTCAGTGTACAGGCTGCAAGAGACAGACTGTATCCCAGTATTATAGGTACGGCCAATTGGTTCCATAACTACGGAGAAGGCTATAACACCGGAACTGATGTGGATGTCGAGTACGGCGGTTACAGTCTTTCCCTGCAGATGCCTCTTTTCAACAAACCCGCTTACACGGCAATTGAGCAGGCAAATATTGAACTGCGGCGTGAGAAAACTCGCTTTACCAGAACGAAGATAGATCTGGAGGCCAAGGCCAGAAATCTGACCAGAAACCTGGAGCTTCTTAACGAGTCAAAAAAATTCGCGCAAGACAGCGTGGCAAACCAACGTGAACTTCTCAACGTGGCCAAGGTGGCTTATGCAAGCAAAAGAATGAGTCAGGAAGAATACCTGCGTTATGAGGAAAAAATATTGGCCGCAGAGGCAAATTATTACCTGACCGAAGCCCGCTGGTGGGAGACTTTTGCTACTCTGGCGGTCCTGTACGGCAACAATCTGGATGAGTTGATTCAATGA
- a CDS encoding efflux RND transporter periplasmic adaptor subunit yields the protein MKKIIWILLAVLLIGGGVLAVKKKKQTMADIPPMKLYHQIVETVTPTTENILLTLPAMAEVRSDQDVELSSKLASRITSMVKSGDTVHKGQVVVTLDHEDLLAKKEAIALQTGALEADIFAQQVALKTAVASHARTKELLDARGASVEQYDTEKSKIAALQANLKGLTSKKSILEQNSKEVVNLISYAVIVSPIDGVVSSTSANAGVIAMPGKPLLSIQADSGKYLLIRSAGTLQPTEVLFETVRHPLVPLNHTFKGLDEYRADVETKNSSGERLPVRLVVYQGSGALIPLSALLQKEGENLCFIPEGDRALPVSVKVIAAGTEGMVVEGLLADQVIVAKPDILLKLLAGTPITVK from the coding sequence ATGAAAAAAATTATATGGATACTTCTTGCAGTACTGTTAATTGGAGGCGGAGTCCTTGCTGTCAAAAAAAAGAAACAGACCATGGCAGACATTCCGCCCATGAAACTGTATCACCAGATCGTTGAAACTGTAACCCCGACAACCGAGAACATTCTTCTTACCCTCCCGGCAATGGCAGAGGTCCGCAGCGATCAGGACGTTGAACTTTCCTCCAAGCTCGCTTCCCGGATTACCAGCATGGTAAAAAGCGGCGACACCGTCCATAAAGGTCAGGTCGTTGTCACCCTGGACCACGAGGACCTGTTGGCCAAGAAGGAGGCCATAGCCCTTCAAACAGGCGCTCTTGAGGCAGATATTTTCGCCCAACAGGTGGCCTTGAAAACCGCCGTGGCCAGTCACGCACGAACCAAAGAACTCCTTGATGCCCGCGGAGCTTCTGTTGAACAATATGACACTGAAAAAAGTAAGATCGCAGCTCTCCAGGCGAACCTCAAGGGGCTGACAAGCAAAAAGAGCATACTGGAGCAAAATAGTAAAGAAGTTGTAAATCTCATCAGCTATGCTGTCATTGTCTCTCCCATCGATGGAGTGGTGAGTTCCACCTCTGCCAATGCTGGTGTCATTGCCATGCCAGGTAAACCTTTACTTTCGATCCAGGCAGACAGCGGCAAGTACCTTCTCATCCGTTCCGCCGGTACTCTTCAGCCAACAGAAGTTCTGTTCGAGACCGTTCGTCATCCTTTGGTGCCACTCAATCATACCTTCAAAGGGTTGGATGAATACCGTGCTGATGTCGAGACAAAGAACAGTTCCGGGGAGCGGCTGCCGGTGCGTTTGGTCGTCTACCAGGGAAGCGGTGCCTTGATTCCCCTGTCAGCACTGCTGCAAAAAGAAGGAGAGAATCTGTGTTTTATTCCTGAAGGAGACAGGGCTCTTCCGGTTTCAGTCAAGGTGATAGCTGCTGGGACTGAAGGGATGGTGGTTGAAGGATTACTGGCCGATCAGGTCATTGTTGCCAAACCTGACATTCTTCTCAAGCTACTGGCCGGAACGCCAATTACTGTCAAGTAA